CCTGGAACGCTACCGGGCGCTGGAGGCCGAGGCGCGCGGAAATGAGAAGCCGATGGTCGCGGCCAGCGGGGGTCCCGGCTTCGGGCACGTATCGGGCTTGAGCCTCCTGCAGCGTGGCGGCGAACCGCCCAGCCGCGGCACCTACAGCGCCGGCATTTCCTTGTCGTATCAGTTGGACCTGTACGGCCAACTGCGTCGCGCCATCGAAGCGGCCGAAGCCGGCTCTGGCGCCGCCCAGGCGGCGTTGGACCTTGTACGTGTGAGCGTCGCCGGCGGCGTGGCACATGCCTATGCGCAAGCATGTTCAAGCGGCTATCGCTTGCGCGCCACGCAGGCGTCGGTTCATCTGCAGGAAGAGGCTCTGCGACTCTCCGATCGGCTCCAACAAGCGGGCAAGGTGGGGGAAATCGACATGGCACGTGCGCAAGGCCAATTGGAACAACTGCGTGCTGCACTGCCGCCGCTTCGGGCACAGCGCCAAGGCGCGTTGTACCGGCTGGCAACGCTGACCGGCGCGGCACCTCGCGACTTCCCTGCGGCGGTGGCCGCATGCGAGCAACCGCCGCGCGTGGCAGGACTGCTTCCGGTAGGAGACGGCGCTGCGCTGCTGCGCCGGAGGCCCGATGTGCGCCAAGCGGAGCGCAGCGTGGCCATTGCCACTGCCCAGATCGGCGTCGCAACAGCCGACCTCTACCCGAAAGTGTCGCTGGGTCTCTCGGCCAGCTCAGCAGGCTTCCTGGCAAGATTTGGAAACCGGGAAACGCTCAGCTACAGCCTGGGCCCGTTGATCAACTGGACGCTACCCAACGCCGGCGTTGCCCGCGCTCGCATCGCGCAGGCCGAGGCGGCCACCCGGGTTGCCGCTGCCCGCTTCGACGGGACTGTACTGACGGCACTGCGCGAGGTCGAAACGGCATTGGATGCCTACGCACGCGAGTTGGAACGTCATGACGCGCTTCTGGCTGCGCAAGAACAAAGTGCCATCGTCGCCCGGCAGGCCCGCACACTCTATGTGAACGGCAAGACGGGTCAGCTCGAATCACTGGATGCGGAGCGCACCCTGGCAGCCAGCGAAGCCGCTCTGGCAATGTCGGCAGCCCAGTTGGCAGAGGACCAGGTCGCCGTGTTCATGGCGCTGGGCGGCGGCTGGGAAACCGACGATGCCCCCGTGAGTGGCGTGCGCTAGCCACGCCTTGGCGTTGCTGAAGCGAAACATGAGGCAGACGGAAACTCCACTGCGTGCGTCCGAGCGGGACGGGTTGGTCAATGGACGGGCTTAATCTCTTGAAGACATTCCTGGAGGTCGCCAACGTCGGCAGCTTCTCGCGCGCAGCGGGCAAGCTCGGAATCTCCAAGGCCAGCGCGAGCAAGCATGTCGCGACGCTTGAGTCGCGCTTCAACGTGCGGCTCTTGAACCGCTCGACGCGCTCGGTGACATTGACCGATGCTGGCAGGCTTCTCCAGCTTCGCAGCGCGCCGCTGATGGAGATGGTCGAGTCGACGCAGAGCGAATTGCAGGCGCATGGTTCGCGCCCAAGCGGTCGTCTGCGCGTCGCGGGGCTTCATGGGCTCGTGCAAACCGACTTTCCGAGCCTGCTGAGCGAGTTCCTCACGCTCTATCCAGATGTCCATATCGACCTGCAGATCGGCAATCGTGTGGTCGATCTCGTGGAGGAAGGTGTCGACGTTGCCCTTCGATTCGGGCGCATTGGTGATGAGAACCTGATCGTGCGCCGCCTCCAACGCGTGGAACTCACGCTTTGCGCCACGCCTGGCTACTGGGCCAAGCGCGGCATTCCTCAGACGCCCGACGACATGCGATGGCACGACGTGCTCACCTACTCGCTATCGGCGGGCGCACCGCACATTCCCTTCGAAGTTGATGGCGAACCATACAACCTCCCGATCTACGGACGCATGGATGCCAACGACTCAAGCACGCTCATCGCCGCGGCGCTCGCCGGCATCGGCGCGGTGTGTGTGCCGGCGTTGCTGGCTCAGCCGCACACAGAACGCGGCGGCCTGGTCCCAGTGCTCAAGGAATTCATGCCCCGTGACATCTGGCTGTACGCAGCGTATACGCAGCGCCGGCACAACAGCGCAGCCCTGCGAGCCCTGCTGAAGCTGCTTGAAACGCGCATGGGGGGGCAGCGCACATGACCATCCGACCTAGAAGCGGAGCGCCGAGACACATCCATTCACAGTTGCCCGCCACGTATCGCTGGATCTCGCGGAAGGTCGATCACTCCGCCGTGATATTGGCCGACTTGATGATCTGCGCCCACTTGCGCGTCTCGCTGGCGATGAACGCGCTGAACTCGGCGCTGGTGCTGCCGCGCAATTGCAGTCCCGCTGCCTCGGCCTTGCGGCGGACCTCCGGGTCGGCCACCGCGGCGTTGATCTCGGCATTGAGCCGCGCCACGATGGCAGCCGGCGTTCCGGCCGGCGCGAGCATGCCGTACCAGCCGTAGCCCACGACGGACGGCAGCCCCTGCTCGCGCAAGGTCGGCGCATCCGGGTAGAGCGGCGTGCGCTCTTCGTTGGCGACGCCCAGGACCCGCAGCTTCCCGGCCTGGATATGCGGCACGGCGGTCGAGATGGCTGTCAGCGTCGCGTCGAGCCGCCCGGCGAGCAGATCGGTGTAGGCGGGCGCATCGCCGCGGTACTGCACGACGACGCCTTTCGCCTCAGCGGCGCGCAGCAGCAGCTCGGCCGTCAGGTGCGGCGCCGAGCCGGCGCCGGGCGAGCCGAAGCTCACGCCATTGGCATGCGCCTTCGCATACTTGATGAATTCCGCAAGCGTCTTGTAAGGCGCATCGGCATTGACCACCAGGAACAGGGGTGCGATCGCCGTGCTGGCGATCGAAGCGAAGCTCTTGTGCACGTCGTACGGCAGGTCCTTGTAGAGCGCCTCGCCGATGGCGATCGGGGCGGCCGCATGCAGCAGCGTGTAGCCGTCGGCCGGTGCCTTGGCCACGAAGTCGTTCGCGATGCGCGTGCCTGCGCCGGCCTTGTTGTCCACCACGATGGCCTGCCCCAGCCTGCGCCCGAGGAAGTCGCCGAGCACGCGCGTGAGGATGTCGTTCGAGCCGCCCGCGCCGTAGGGCGAGACCATGCGGATCGGCCTTGCCGGCCAGGCCTGCGCCTGGCTCGGCAGACACCAGGGCATCGCCAGGCCCGCCGCGGCTGCGGTGAGAAGTTGTCTGCGGGTCGTTGTCATGTGTTCTTGTCTCCGTGGGTTTTCTTGGGATGTCAGACCGGCTCGATGGGCGGATAGTCGAACCGCAATTCCAGGTGATCGGCATGCGGCTGGTAGAGCCGCAGCACGACGTAGAACGGCTCGCCCGCGGGTGCCGGAAGCCAGTTGGCGCCGGGTCCCGGGTCGTCGGCCTGCAGCCGGATGACCAGGCCGCCGTCGGGATCGTGCCTCAGGCCCGGGGTGCGGTCGCCGATCGAATACCGATCGATCGGATTCGCCACGAACAGGCAGTCGCTGCGACGGTACATCGTGAGCGACCAGAAGGCCCCCACCTTGAGCCCCTTGCCCGGTGCGAAGCGCAGCGCGTAGCGCCGCGATCCGTCCAGCGGCGCGCCGCGCGCGTCCACCTCGGCGGTGGGATACATCGCCTCCTCCACGCCCAGCGCGCCGATGAAGTTGCGGGCGATGCGCGCGCGCGTGAGGTGGTCGTCGCCCCAGTGCGTCTTCACCATGACCGGGATCGCCCAGCCGCCGCCCAGGTCGTGGGGCTGGTTGCCGGTGCGCAGCCGCTCGTACACGGCGGGCAGCGCGGTCGCGAGCTCGGCCTCCATGGGCGGCCATGCAAGGGTTTCTCCGGCCGGCACCGGATTGCGCCGCAGCGCGGCGCTCACGATGGCCAGGTACGGCGCTGACGCTGGCGCACCGGTGTCGCGTGCGTCGAGCCATGTGTCCACGCGCATGGCGGCATCGCTGCCGTCCGGTCGCACGAGTCTCATCGCGCGTTGCGCGTCGCGCACGCGGGCGGCGTCCTCGCCGTCGTCCTCCACGAGGTGGCGCCCGATCAGCCACACGTCGTCGCCGGGGGCGGCCACGGTCTGCGTGATGCCGGACGGCACCGCGCCGCGCCAGCCGGGGCCATGCACCAGCGTGCGCTGGGGCCGGTTGCCGGTCGTGCGCCGCCCGACGTAGGCGAACGGGTTGGTCCACGCATCCAGCAGCCCCAGCGTCCAGTAGCGCTCGCCCATGTCCGGCGTCTCGATGACGACGGGTCCTTCACAGAGGTCCAGCCAGGCGTTGCTGTAGACCGTGTCGTTGTTCGGGCTGACGACCTCCCTGTCCTGCGGGCCGAGCCGGCGATGGGTGTGCGTGAACTGGTTGACCCAGCGCATGGCCGATGCGGGATCCGGCGCCGCGAAACCGAGGACCGGATGGCGTCGCGCGGTGGTCGCCGCGCGCATGCGCATCATCTCGAACAGCGGCAGCGTCTGTTTCACCACGTCTTCGCAGCCGCGGGGGATGGCGGCGTTCGTCATGCGACAGCTCCGGCGCGGCGAAGGCCCGCGATCTCGTCCGCCGAGAGGCCGAGCTCGGCCAGCAGCCGGTCGGTGTCGGCCCCGCACGCAGGCGCGGCCGGCGGATTGGCGCGCGGCGCATCGCCCAGCCGGTAGGGCAGCGCCAGCGAGGGATAGCGCCGGCCGTCGGCGCCTGGCGCATCGACCAGCAGTCCGCTCGCCTGCACGTCCGCGCTCTGCAGCACCTGCGCGTAGCTGCGAACGAAGCCGACGACGATCTGGTTGCGGCTCAGCAGCGCCACGCATTCCTCGCTGGTGTACGAAGACAGGCATTCGCGCAGCACCACGCGAAGCTCGCCGCGGTGCTGCACGCGCAGGGCGTTGGTGCAAAACCGCGGATCGCTCGCGAGCGACGCGCGCCCCACCACGCGGCAAAAGCGCGCCCAATGCTCGTCCGCGTAGGCCGACAGCACGATGTGCCCGTCGCGCGTGGGCACGACCTCCGCCGCCGGCGCGTTGTTGGGCTGGCCGTCGCCGATGCGCGTGGGCTCCGGGGCGCCGCCGAGGTAGTCGCACCAGGTGGTGGCCTGCAGATGCAGCGCCACCTCCAGCAGCGAGGTGCGCAGCGTCTCGCCCACGCCGGTCTGCGCGCGGCCATAGAGCGCGGCCAGCACCGCCTGCGCGCCCAGGTGCGCGGCGGCCGCGTCGATGATCGGCACGCCTACCTTCTGCGGCAGGCGGTCGGGTTCGCCCGTGACCGACATCAGCCCGCTCTCGGCCTGCGCCGCGATGTCGTAGCCGGGGCGCGCGCTCGACGGGCCCTGGTCGCCGAAGCCGGAGATCGACAGGTAGATGACCTTCGGAAACCGCGCGCGCACCTCGGCCGGGCCGAGGCCCAGGGCCTCCACGGCGCCGGGGCGCAGGTTCTGGATCACGACGTCGCAGCCGCCGATCAGGCGCCACGCGATGTCGCGCCCGGCCTCGCTCTTGAGGTCCAGCGCGATCGACTGCTTGCCGCGGCTGTACGCGCGGATCATCGACTCGCCGTAGCGGCCGATGTGCCGGGCCTGGTCGCCCGCCAGCGGTTCGATCTTGATCACCTGCGCGCCCAGCTCGGCCAGCACCATGGCCGCGCCGGGCCCGGCGATGTACTGCCCCATGTCGATCACGCGCACGTTCTTCAGGGGCACGGCGGGCCCGGATGTCTCTTGGGTCGTTGCATTCATCGGAGCGAACGTTATCGCCTTCCCCGATTCTTGAAAATTCGATAATCGTGAGGGAGTGATCACGAACAGCTATGCCACCGGATGCGACATGGACACCAAGACCGACCGCCTGATCCGCACATTGCGCCTGCGCCACCTGGAGCTTCTCGCCGTGCTTTCCGAAGCCCGCACCATGCGCGGCGCGGCCACGCGGCTGCACCTGAGCCAGCCCGCGATCAGCAAGATGCTCGGCGAGATCGAGGGCTGCTTCGGCGCGCGGCTTTTCGAGCGCAGCCACCAGGGCATCCATGCGAATGCGCTGGGCGCGAGCGCGGCCTTCAGGGCGCGCGCGGTGCTCAACGAGCTGGCCCGCGCGACCGAGGACGTCGACGCGATGCAAAGCGGGATCACCGCGGTGCTGCGCGTGGGCGCACCCTCGGTGACCGCGGCCGTTCCGGCGGCCATCGTCGAGCTGCGGCGGCGCATGCCCGGCGCCGCCGTGCAGCTGCGCGAGGGCCGCGTGCATGAACTCATCCACCGCCTGCTCGACGGCGAGCTCGACTGCGTCTTCGGCGCCATCACGCCCGAGCTCGTCGCCAGCGACCTGATTCCCATGCTCGAGCCCGTGGTGCTGCTGGAAGACGAACTCTGCGTGCTGGCCTCCTGCGCGAACGAGGGCGTGGCCGGCCGCCGGCTGCGCTGGACCGACCTGCAGGCCGGCCCCTGGGTGCTGCCGCCGAAGGAAACCCTCGTGCGGCAGGCCTTCATGACCGCCTTTCTCAACAGCGGCGCGACGCCGCCCGTGCCCGTCATCGAGGCGCTCTCGTCGGTGACGATCGGCACCGTGCTTCGCAAGGACCCTTCGCTGCTGTGCGCGGTGCGCCTGGAGCACGCCGCGGACGAGGTCGCCCGCGGCGGCGTTCAACGGCTGAAGGTCCTGCCGAAGATGGTCCTGCCGTCATTTGGCCTGTTCTTCCGGCGCGACGGGATGGAGAGGCCGCCGGTCCTGGGTGCGTTCGCCGAGGCCATCCGGCGTGTCAGCGGTTCCCTGAAGAAAACGGGCGCGAGGCCGTAGCCCGCCACCGC
Above is a window of Variovorax sp. PMC12 DNA encoding:
- a CDS encoding DUF1254 domain-containing protein — protein: MTNAAIPRGCEDVVKQTLPLFEMMRMRAATTARRHPVLGFAAPDPASAMRWVNQFTHTHRRLGPQDREVVSPNNDTVYSNAWLDLCEGPVVIETPDMGERYWTLGLLDAWTNPFAYVGRRTTGNRPQRTLVHGPGWRGAVPSGITQTVAAPGDDVWLIGRHLVEDDGEDAARVRDAQRAMRLVRPDGSDAAMRVDTWLDARDTGAPASAPYLAIVSAALRRNPVPAGETLAWPPMEAELATALPAVYERLRTGNQPHDLGGGWAIPVMVKTHWGDDHLTRARIARNFIGALGVEEAMYPTAEVDARGAPLDGSRRYALRFAPGKGLKVGAFWSLTMYRRSDCLFVANPIDRYSIGDRTPGLRHDPDGGLVIRLQADDPGPGANWLPAPAGEPFYVVLRLYQPHADHLELRFDYPPIEPV
- a CDS encoding LysR family transcriptional regulator, yielding MKTFLEVANVGSFSRAAGKLGISKASASKHVATLESRFNVRLLNRSTRSVTLTDAGRLLQLRSAPLMEMVESTQSELQAHGSRPSGRLRVAGLHGLVQTDFPSLLSEFLTLYPDVHIDLQIGNRVVDLVEEGVDVALRFGRIGDENLIVRRLQRVELTLCATPGYWAKRGIPQTPDDMRWHDVLTYSLSAGAPHIPFEVDGEPYNLPIYGRMDANDSSTLIAAALAGIGAVCVPALLAQPHTERGGLVPVLKEFMPRDIWLYAAYTQRRHNSAALRALLKLLETRMGGQRT
- a CDS encoding CaiB/BaiF CoA transferase family protein — protein: MNATTQETSGPAVPLKNVRVIDMGQYIAGPGAAMVLAELGAQVIKIEPLAGDQARHIGRYGESMIRAYSRGKQSIALDLKSEAGRDIAWRLIGGCDVVIQNLRPGAVEALGLGPAEVRARFPKVIYLSISGFGDQGPSSARPGYDIAAQAESGLMSVTGEPDRLPQKVGVPIIDAAAAHLGAQAVLAALYGRAQTGVGETLRTSLLEVALHLQATTWCDYLGGAPEPTRIGDGQPNNAPAAEVVPTRDGHIVLSAYADEHWARFCRVVGRASLASDPRFCTNALRVQHRGELRVVLRECLSSYTSEECVALLSRNQIVVGFVRSYAQVLQSADVQASGLLVDAPGADGRRYPSLALPYRLGDAPRANPPAAPACGADTDRLLAELGLSADEIAGLRRAGAVA
- a CDS encoding Bug family tripartite tricarboxylate transporter substrate binding protein, with the protein product MTTTRRQLLTAAAAGLAMPWCLPSQAQAWPARPIRMVSPYGAGGSNDILTRVLGDFLGRRLGQAIVVDNKAGAGTRIANDFVAKAPADGYTLLHAAAPIAIGEALYKDLPYDVHKSFASIASTAIAPLFLVVNADAPYKTLAEFIKYAKAHANGVSFGSPGAGSAPHLTAELLLRAAEAKGVVVQYRGDAPAYTDLLAGRLDATLTAISTAVPHIQAGKLRVLGVANEERTPLYPDAPTLREQGLPSVVGYGWYGMLAPAGTPAAIVARLNAEINAAVADPEVRRKAEAAGLQLRGSTSAEFSAFIASETRKWAQIIKSANITAE
- a CDS encoding efflux transporter outer membrane subunit, with the translated sequence MNAMSPLLAAVTAGALLAGCALPPVGPDYVSPAPLSSAQSASAGTFGSASGAAADTTLPPRWWRLYDDRQLDALVTQALAHNTDLRQAVATLERYRALEAEARGNEKPMVAASGGPGFGHVSGLSLLQRGGEPPSRGTYSAGISLSYQLDLYGQLRRAIEAAEAGSGAAQAALDLVRVSVAGGVAHAYAQACSSGYRLRATQASVHLQEEALRLSDRLQQAGKVGEIDMARAQGQLEQLRAALPPLRAQRQGALYRLATLTGAAPRDFPAAVAACEQPPRVAGLLPVGDGAALLRRRPDVRQAERSVAIATAQIGVATADLYPKVSLGLSASSAGFLARFGNRETLSYSLGPLINWTLPNAGVARARIAQAEAATRVAAARFDGTVLTALREVETALDAYARELERHDALLAAQEQSAIVARQARTLYVNGKTGQLESLDAERTLAASEAALAMSAAQLAEDQVAVFMALGGGWETDDAPVSGVR
- a CDS encoding LysR family transcriptional regulator, producing the protein MDTKTDRLIRTLRLRHLELLAVLSEARTMRGAATRLHLSQPAISKMLGEIEGCFGARLFERSHQGIHANALGASAAFRARAVLNELARATEDVDAMQSGITAVLRVGAPSVTAAVPAAIVELRRRMPGAAVQLREGRVHELIHRLLDGELDCVFGAITPELVASDLIPMLEPVVLLEDELCVLASCANEGVAGRRLRWTDLQAGPWVLPPKETLVRQAFMTAFLNSGATPPVPVIEALSSVTIGTVLRKDPSLLCAVRLEHAADEVARGGVQRLKVLPKMVLPSFGLFFRRDGMERPPVLGAFAEAIRRVSGSLKKTGARP